The following are encoded together in the Anoplopoma fimbria isolate UVic2021 breed Golden Eagle Sablefish chromosome 13, Afim_UVic_2022, whole genome shotgun sequence genome:
- the mapkapk5 gene encoding MAP kinase-activated protein kinase 5 produces the protein MSEDNNADKFIKETSILDEYNINWTQKLGAGISGPVRVCVKKSSQERLALKILIDRPKARNEVRLHMMCANHPNIVQILEVYANSVQFPHESSPRARLLIVMEMMEGGELFHRISQHRHFTEKMASEVTKQISQALEHCHSLNIAHRDLKPENLLFKDNSLDAPVKLCDFGFAKIDQGDLMTPQFTPYYVAPQVLEAQRRHQKEKSGIIPTSPTPYTYNKSCDLWSLGVIIYVMLCGYPPFYSKHHSRTIPKDMRKKIMTGSFDFPEDEWSQISEMAKDIVRKLLKVKPEERLTIEGVLAHPWLNCTEALDNVLPSAQMMMDKAVVAGIQQAHAEQLANMRIQDLNVSLKPLNSVNNPILRKRKLLGPKPSDGFFIHDPENGGEDSNVALEKLRDVIAQCILPQAGENEDEKLNEVMYEAWRFNRDCKQLRDGLQGLSWDGRSFSDKVDRLKLAEIVKQAIEEKTNLQESH, from the exons ATGTCGGAGGATAACAACGCAGACAAGTTCATCAAG GAGACATCCATTCTAGACGAGTACAACATCAACTGGACACAGAAGTTGGGAGCCGGCATCAGTGGACCTGTCag GGTTTGTGTGAAGAAGTCATCTCAGGAGCGCCTGGCCCTGAAGATCCTCATTGATCGCCCCAAGGCCAGAAATGAG GTACGTCTCCATATGATGTGTGCCAACCACCCAAATATAGTGCAAATCCTGGAGGTTTACGCCAATAGTGTCCAGTTCCCGCATGAGTCCAGCCCGAG AGCGCGACTCCTGATTGTTATGGAAATGATGGAGGGTGGCGAGCTGTTCCACAGAATCAGTCAGCACAGGCACTTTACTGAAAAGATGGCCAGTGAGGTCACTAAACAG ATCAGTCAAGCCTTGGAACATTGTCACTCCCTAAATATTGCACATCGCGACCTGAAGCCAGAGAACCTGCTCTTTAAGGATAACTCTCTG gaTGCACCTGTGAAGTTGTGTGACTTTGGCTTTGCCAAAATTGATCAAGGAGATTTGATGACCCCTCAGTTCACTCCCTACTACGTAGCACCTCAG GTACTTGAGGCTCAAAGAAGAcaccaaaaagaaaagtctggAATTATACCTACTTCACCTACTCCTTATACCTACAACAAG AGCTGTGACTTGTGGTCTCTCGGTGTGATCATCTACGTGATGCTGTGTGGCTATCCTCCGTTCTACTCCAAGCACCACAGTCGCACCATCCCAAAGGACATGAGGAAGAAGATTATGACGGGCAGCTTTGACTTCCCTGAAGATGAGTGGAGCCAGATCTCTGAGATGGCCAAGGACATCGTACGCAA GCTGCTGAAGGTGAAGCCAGAGGAGAGGCTGACTATTGAGGGAGTCTTGGCTCACCCTTGGCTCAACTGCACTGAGGCCCTCGACAACGTGCTGCCCTCCGCCCAGATGATGATGGACAAG GCGGTGGTCGCAGGTATCCAGCAGGCCCACGCAGAGCAGCTGGCCAACATGAGAATTCAGGATCTGAATGTCAGCCTGAAGCCTCTAAACTCTGTCAACAACCCAATCCTCAGGAAGCGGAAACTACTTGG CCCCAAGCCCAGTGACGGTTTCTTCATTCATGACCCAGAGAACGGAGGGGAAGACTCCAACGTCGCGCTGGAAAAACTACGAGACGTCATTGCACAGTGTATACTCCCACAGGCTG GAGAAAACGAGGATGAGAAGCTGAATGAGGTGATGTATGAAGCCTGGAGGTTCAACAGAGACTGTAAACAGCTGAGAGACGGTCTGCAGGGGCTCAGCTGGGACG GACGATCTTTCTCTGATAAAGTCGACCGCTTGAAGTTGGCTGAAATAGTGAAACAGGCCATCGAAGAGAAGACGAATCTCCAAGAATCTCATTAG